One part of the Nitrosophilus kaiyonis genome encodes these proteins:
- a CDS encoding pyridoxal-phosphate-dependent aminotransferase family protein: MLLFTPGPTPVLENVRAAMAKETIHHRTPEFTEIFKSTRELLFNLLKTDEVLMFASTGTGAMEACVTNLCHKKALTINAGKFGERFSKICSAFNIPFKELTYEWDTPADVGEVVEAVKNDSSIDALFVQICESSGGLRHPIEDIAREVKAIRPEIMIVADGITAVGVEPIDVTNIDALITGSQKALMLPPGLSIVGLSSRAIEKIGKGKGFYFNMASELKKQREGTTAYTAATTLIIGLKEMLNNIFELGLDTLYDLTDRRATATRVALEAIGLKIYPKKPANAMTAVIDEDAEKIRKILKSKYEVNIAGGQEHLKGKLFRINHMGIIKAYEAAWVVNAIELAMSELGRIEYTGKANKIFNELYFGE; encoded by the coding sequence ATGCTTCTTTTTACACCAGGTCCTACTCCTGTTTTAGAAAATGTTAGAGCTGCAATGGCAAAAGAGACTATACACCATAGAACACCTGAATTTACAGAAATTTTTAAAAGCACAAGAGAACTGCTTTTTAATCTATTAAAAACAGATGAGGTTTTAATGTTTGCCTCAACTGGAACTGGGGCAATGGAAGCTTGTGTTACAAATCTATGTCATAAGAAAGCTTTAACAATTAATGCTGGTAAATTTGGTGAAAGATTTTCAAAAATATGTTCAGCTTTCAATATCCCTTTTAAAGAATTAACTTATGAGTGGGATACGCCAGCAGATGTAGGTGAAGTTGTAGAAGCAGTTAAAAATGATAGCAGTATTGATGCACTATTTGTTCAAATTTGTGAAAGCTCTGGAGGGCTTAGACATCCTATTGAAGATATTGCAAGAGAAGTAAAAGCAATTAGACCAGAGATTATGATAGTAGCTGATGGTATTACTGCAGTAGGAGTTGAGCCTATAGATGTAACAAATATTGATGCTTTAATTACTGGAAGCCAAAAAGCATTGATGCTACCACCAGGACTTTCAATTGTTGGATTAAGTAGCAGAGCTATTGAAAAAATAGGCAAAGGAAAAGGGTTTTATTTTAATATGGCAAGCGAATTAAAAAAACAAAGAGAAGGAACAACTGCCTATACAGCAGCAACTACATTAATAATTGGCCTAAAAGAGATGTTAAATAATATTTTTGAATTAGGTCTTGATACACTTTATGATTTAACTGATAGAAGAGCTACAGCTACAAGAGTAGCTTTAGAAGCTATTGGATTAAAAATATATCCTAAAAAGCCTGCAAATGCAATGACTGCTGTTATTGATGAGGATGCAGAAAAAATAAGAAAAATTTTAAAATCAAAATATGAAGTCAATATAGCTGGTGGCCAAGAACATTTAAAAGGAAAACTCTTTAGAATTAACCATATGGGAATAATTAAAGCATATGAAGCTGCTTGGGTAGTCAATGCTATTGAGTTAGCAATGAGTGAATTAGGAAGAATTGAATATACAGGCAAAGCAAATAAAATTTTTAATGAGCTATATTTTGGGGAATAA
- the ciaB gene encoding invasion protein CiaB yields the protein MKEKFYKDLQKLYEIVENEQKELERFYDIFDTKKSIIDTKLIDLEIVIDEFLTLLNLPIDNQSRLAAVYRIVNLREDSLTIVMKDSGFDEEDIIKAKEKAYLWVADFYIKRFEKIIEKIEKENLLTKFYRAIIYHTHQVGKEMSSWQSSWMAQIVNGVNRELYRLFNGDEEKIFELLNEKNLLDMGHEGEIGDRSYSVLRINNGKFERLSYAEAFEDEVKNVVKRIDEFIYELKKLKDEIFGLEDEWVDYLIKMKEAFLEKDPDKLIPKWAEVDRAWMKITSPIQIGHPLEYYEDHYRKAVALEWDIRIINPKFKTNKRKNYIEAAFKKLYLDTDKQNESIFKNSLENLNRVQLYIGRPLFWYGAEFNGLFSAQVVPNDEKVSKECGKKIFAYADMIYESQKSKPPMKITKEVFGKELTKKFRQILKNEDIWHKVYDITTIGHEYGHILWMDENSEALMNRSGQFKNVEEFKATTGGLISFFMFEEEDLWEYVLQDNIQRAVSLISWRETPEVLPYYIEALLHLQALFDTKIFEFDKKLKVNITKSKYEDLKEWYFSVYKELVRDFYLEKRDPKDFLDRFVIKKGNFYTSKDKKVAMFVEYYWNLYKKIGRVIEE from the coding sequence TTGAAAGAAAAGTTTTATAAAGATTTACAAAAACTGTATGAAATAGTAGAAAATGAGCAAAAAGAGTTAGAGAGATTTTATGATATTTTTGATACGAAAAAAAGCATAATTGATACAAAACTTATCGATCTTGAAATAGTTATTGATGAGTTTTTAACCCTTTTAAATCTTCCTATAGATAATCAATCAAGATTAGCTGCTGTTTATAGAATAGTAAATTTAAGAGAAGATAGTTTAACTATTGTTATGAAAGATAGTGGATTTGATGAGGAAGATATTATAAAAGCTAAAGAGAAAGCCTATCTTTGGGTAGCAGATTTTTATATAAAAAGATTTGAGAAAATTATAGAAAAAATAGAAAAAGAAAATCTTTTAACAAAATTTTATAGAGCTATAATTTATCATACCCATCAAGTTGGTAAAGAGATGAGCTCTTGGCAATCTTCTTGGATGGCTCAAATTGTAAATGGAGTTAATAGAGAGCTTTATAGACTTTTTAATGGAGATGAAGAAAAAATATTTGAACTTTTAAATGAAAAAAATCTATTGGATATGGGACATGAGGGTGAAATTGGTGATAGATCTTATTCTGTTTTGAGAATCAATAATGGCAAGTTTGAAAGACTCTCTTATGCAGAGGCTTTTGAAGATGAGGTTAAAAATGTAGTTAAAAGAATAGATGAATTTATATATGAGCTTAAAAAATTAAAAGATGAAATTTTTGGATTGGAAGATGAATGGGTAGATTATTTAATAAAAATGAAAGAAGCCTTTTTGGAAAAAGACCCAGATAAACTTATCCCTAAATGGGCTGAAGTTGATAGAGCTTGGATGAAGATAACCTCTCCTATACAGATAGGTCATCCTCTTGAATATTATGAGGATCATTATAGAAAAGCGGTAGCGTTAGAGTGGGATATAAGAATTATAAATCCAAAATTTAAAACAAATAAAAGAAAAAACTATATAGAGGCTGCTTTTAAAAAACTCTATCTTGATACAGATAAGCAAAATGAATCTATTTTTAAAAATAGTCTTGAAAATTTAAATCGTGTTCAGCTTTATATTGGAAGGCCACTATTTTGGTATGGAGCTGAATTTAATGGGCTGTTTAGCGCACAAGTTGTACCAAATGATGAAAAAGTCTCAAAGGAGTGTGGAAAAAAGATTTTTGCATATGCTGATATGATATATGAGAGCCAAAAATCCAAACCTCCAATGAAAATAACAAAAGAGGTATTTGGTAAAGAGTTAACAAAAAAATTTAGGCAGATTTTGAAAAATGAAGATATTTGGCATAAAGTATATGATATTACAACTATTGGTCATGAATATGGACATATTCTTTGGATGGATGAAAATAGTGAAGCTTTGATGAATAGATCCGGACAATTTAAAAATGTTGAAGAGTTTAAAGCAACAACAGGGGGACTTATATCATTTTTTATGTTTGAAGAGGAAGATTTATGGGAATATGTTCTTCAAGATAATATTCAAAGAGCAGTTTCACTTATATCTTGGAGAGAGACACCGGAGGTGTTGCCATATTATATTGAAGCGCTTTTGCATCTTCAAGCTCTTTTTGATACTAAAATTTTTGAATTTGATAAAAAATTAAAAGTTAATATTACAAAATCAAAATATGAAGATTTAAAAGAGTGGTATTTTTCAGTTTATAAAGAACTTGTAAGAGATTTTTATCTTGAAAAAAGAGACCCAAAAGATTTTTTGGATAGATTTGTGATTAAAAAAGGAAATTTTTATACATCAAAAGATAAAAAAGTTGCAATGTTTGTTGAATATTATTGGAATCTATACAAAAAGATAGGCAGAGTTATAGAAGAATAA
- the carA gene encoding glutamine-hydrolyzing carbamoyl-phosphate synthase small subunit, producing the protein MKKVWIYLENGIFLEGKSFGSIGTKVGEIVFNTSMTGYQEIITDPSYAGQFVTFTMPEIGNVGVNEEDMESVSAYAKGIIVRNYQKRFSNFRGKESLDELLKRYDVMGICDIDTRFLTKVLRDSGNQMMIASTEINDKEELKKILESSPRIEEINYIKEVSTKKSYIHNQGIYDARVFSYNPAPPSKAKIVAIDFGVKRNILNNLCEAGLEVEVIPQDFDEKDLIKRYENKEIDGIFLSNGPGDPLILKDIHEKIKKLIEAKIPMFGICLGHQLLSISHGYPTFKLKFGHHGGNHPVRNEKTKKVEITAQNHNYNVPQEISQIAEITHKNLFDNTIEGLKYKNTPIFSVQHHPEASPGPHDSRYIFKEFVDMILEHRNRS; encoded by the coding sequence TTGAAAAAAGTCTGGATATATCTTGAAAATGGAATCTTTTTAGAGGGAAAAAGTTTCGGAAGCATTGGAACTAAAGTTGGTGAGATTGTTTTTAATACTTCTATGACAGGATATCAAGAGATTATTACTGATCCAAGTTATGCAGGACAATTTGTTACTTTTACAATGCCAGAAATCGGTAATGTTGGTGTTAATGAAGAGGATATGGAAAGTGTCAGTGCATATGCAAAAGGAATCATAGTTAGAAATTATCAGAAAAGATTTTCAAATTTCAGAGGAAAAGAGAGTTTAGATGAACTATTAAAAAGATATGATGTTATGGGTATTTGTGATATTGATACAAGATTTTTAACAAAAGTATTAAGAGATAGTGGCAATCAGATGATGATAGCCTCAACTGAGATTAATGATAAAGAGGAGTTAAAAAAGATTTTAGAAAGCTCACCAAGAATAGAAGAGATAAATTATATAAAAGAGGTAAGTACTAAAAAGTCTTATATTCATAATCAAGGCATATATGATGCAAGAGTTTTTTCATACAATCCTGCTCCACCTTCAAAAGCTAAAATTGTGGCAATTGACTTTGGAGTAAAAAGAAATATTTTAAATAATCTTTGTGAAGCTGGTTTAGAAGTAGAAGTTATTCCACAAGATTTTGATGAAAAAGATTTAATAAAAAGGTATGAAAACAAAGAAATTGATGGAATTTTTTTATCAAATGGTCCAGGAGATCCACTAATATTAAAAGATATTCATGAAAAAATAAAAAAACTTATTGAAGCTAAAATACCAATGTTTGGTATCTGTTTAGGGCATCAGCTTTTATCAATCTCTCATGGATATCCAACATTTAAACTAAAATTTGGTCATCATGGGGGAAACCATCCAGTTAGAAATGAAAAAACAAAAAAAGTAGAAATAACAGCCCAAAACCATAATTATAATGTTCCCCAAGAGATAAGCCAAATTGCCGAAATTACACATAAAAATCTTTTTGATAATACAATTGAAGGATTAAAGTATAAAAATACTCCAATTTTTTCAGTTCAGCACCATCCAGAAGCAAGTCCTGGACCTCATGATAGTAGATATATCTTTAAAGAGTTTGTTGATATGATTTTAGAACATAGGAATAGATCATGA
- a CDS encoding Hsp20/alpha crystallin family protein has protein sequence MLPMIDPFKELRDIEKRISSMLDLERAAVPAPTKETVWAPAVNEKEDEKAYYVEVDLPGVKKEDIKVEVKDNVLSISGERKFKKEEKDKGYIRTESFFGKFERRFTLPNDADAEKIEAKVEDGVLHLTIPKVEEKENVKKIEVK, from the coding sequence ATGTTACCAATGATTGATCCATTCAAAGAGTTAAGAGATATTGAAAAAAGAATCTCTAGTATGCTTGATTTAGAAAGAGCAGCAGTTCCAGCACCTACAAAAGAGACAGTTTGGGCTCCAGCAGTTAATGAAAAAGAGGATGAAAAAGCTTATTATGTAGAAGTTGATCTTCCTGGTGTTAAAAAAGAGGATATTAAAGTAGAAGTAAAAGACAATGTTTTATCAATTTCTGGTGAGAGAAAATTTAAAAAAGAGGAAAAAGATAAAGGTTATATAAGAACTGAAAGCTTCTTTGGTAAGTTTGAAAGAAGATTTACACTTCCAAATGATGCAGATGCTGAAAAAATAGAAGCAAAAGTTGAAGATGGTGTTTTACATCTAACAATTCCAAAAGTTGAAGAAAAAGAAAACGTTAAAAAAATTGAAGTTAAGTAA
- a CDS encoding TonB-dependent receptor, whose translation MKKAFYLSLVLSSFLLAETIQVEKVTIEEEIRTEVPKSSEVDKSEVKFTRQQDLGEILFENIPEINLVRASAIGNDLILRGFKKDDVNVLIDGAKIYGGCPNRMDPPAMHISAAQIEKVSIKEGPFDVENFGSMGGSVDVKTKDPKIGKSATFSLIGGSYGYKKASFIGEAGDEKIKALIGISGEESDQYKDGDGKTLVEQQWDQLSQTDKNRYKKEYKDKKAYERRSLWTKFLVNPTDNQELRLSLYKDKATDVLYPAFQMDAQLDETTMANLEYSILNIAKFSKKLTLKTYYSDVKHDMGTEFREASNNPMLYRTHRVRSNIKGIKLENSFNAADILWKVGIDGSLRNWDGKCLREPDETVKQVRIPDVDTKNRAIFVKAVKKIDNLTLKFGARYDKTNVKANNLDDPTIASNAAIQNYFKDKDENDFNNFSANIVAKYMIDDESSIYFAIGQGIRVPDAQELYFIAYNPSKGGWVRQGNPDLKETKNREVDLGYERLIGDTSIKITGFYSDLKDYIYAYKISNGGGGSKLTWANIDAHIYGGDISIMSMLTDEFSLEAGVAYQRGKKDTQPTDTQKDKDLAQIPPLKGRVALNYDNGEYFARVEVLASAKYKNYDEDNGEREIGSWGVVNLKASKSLKENIDLNIGVDNLFDKTYAVNNTYAGRSLIGGATPLLINEPGRFIYANLDFRF comes from the coding sequence ATGAAAAAAGCTTTTTATCTTTCCCTTGTTTTATCTTCTTTTCTTTTAGCAGAAACAATACAGGTAGAAAAGGTTACTATAGAAGAAGAGATAAGAACAGAAGTGCCTAAAAGTAGCGAAGTTGACAAAAGTGAAGTAAAATTTACAAGACAGCAAGATTTAGGCGAGATTTTGTTTGAAAATATACCTGAAATCAATCTTGTTAGAGCAAGTGCTATTGGAAATGATTTGATTTTACGAGGATTTAAAAAAGATGATGTAAATGTTTTAATTGATGGAGCTAAAATTTATGGAGGATGTCCAAATAGAATGGATCCTCCAGCTATGCATATATCTGCTGCACAAATAGAAAAAGTTAGTATAAAAGAGGGGCCTTTTGATGTTGAAAATTTTGGAAGTATGGGTGGAAGTGTTGACGTTAAAACAAAAGATCCTAAAATTGGAAAAAGTGCAACATTTTCTTTGATAGGTGGAAGTTATGGCTATAAAAAGGCTAGCTTTATAGGTGAGGCTGGAGATGAAAAGATTAAAGCTTTAATAGGGATAAGTGGAGAGGAAAGTGACCAATATAAAGATGGTGATGGAAAAACATTAGTAGAGCAGCAGTGGGATCAACTATCACAGACAGATAAAAATAGATATAAAAAAGAGTACAAAGACAAAAAGGCATATGAAAGAAGAAGCTTATGGACAAAATTTTTAGTAAATCCTACAGATAATCAAGAATTAAGACTTAGTTTATATAAAGATAAAGCAACCGATGTGCTATATCCTGCATTTCAGATGGATGCACAGCTTGATGAAACAACTATGGCAAATTTAGAATATTCAATTTTAAATATTGCAAAATTTTCAAAAAAACTTACTTTAAAAACATACTATTCAGATGTTAAACATGATATGGGAACAGAATTTAGGGAAGCTTCAAATAATCCTATGCTTTATAGGACTCATAGAGTAAGAAGCAATATAAAAGGTATAAAACTTGAAAATAGTTTTAATGCAGCTGATATTTTATGGAAAGTTGGAATTGATGGAAGTCTAAGAAATTGGGATGGAAAATGTTTAAGAGAACCAGATGAGACAGTTAAGCAGGTCAGAATTCCAGATGTTGATACAAAAAATAGAGCCATTTTTGTAAAGGCAGTTAAAAAGATAGATAATTTAACTTTAAAATTTGGAGCAAGGTATGATAAAACTAATGTAAAAGCAAACAATTTAGATGATCCTACTATTGCTTCAAATGCAGCGATACAAAACTATTTTAAAGATAAAGATGAAAATGATTTTAATAATTTTAGTGCAAATATTGTTGCAAAATATATGATAGATGATGAATCATCTATCTATTTTGCTATTGGACAAGGTATAAGAGTACCAGATGCGCAAGAGCTTTATTTTATTGCATACAATCCTTCAAAAGGTGGTTGGGTAAGACAGGGAAATCCAGATTTAAAAGAGACAAAAAACAGAGAAGTAGATCTTGGATATGAAAGATTAATAGGTGATACATCTATTAAAATTACTGGATTTTATAGCGATTTAAAAGATTATATATATGCTTATAAAATATCTAATGGAGGTGGCGGGAGTAAATTAACATGGGCTAATATTGATGCACATATTTATGGTGGCGATATTTCAATAATGAGTATGTTAACTGATGAGTTTAGCTTAGAAGCAGGAGTAGCTTATCAAAGAGGCAAAAAAGATACTCAACCAACTGATACCCAAAAAGATAAAGATTTGGCACAAATACCGCCTCTTAAAGGTAGAGTTGCTTTAAATTATGATAATGGTGAATATTTTGCAAGAGTTGAAGTTTTGGCTTCAGCTAAATATAAAAACTATGATGAAGATAATGGTGAAAGAGAGATTGGAAGCTGGGGAGTTGTTAATTTAAAAGCTTCAAAAAGTTTAAAAGAAAATATAGATTTAAATATTGGAGTTGATAATCTTTTTGATAAAACTTATGCTGTTAATAATACATATGCAGGAAGGTCATTAATTGGGGGTGCAACTCCACTATTGATTAATGAACCTGGTAGATTTATATATGCTAATTTAGATTTTAGATTTTGA
- a CDS encoding ATP phosphoribosyltransferase regulatory subunit, protein MIYEHEIPKGSRLYFGKSAKLKRDIENRASEILYKNGYEEIVTPIFSYHQNFSIEDKKELIRINDEFNRDISLRADSTIDVIRIITKRLGRSTTHKKWFYIQSVFRYPTYEYNQIGAELLGSSKSQEILKIVLSLFDELKIKPLLQISNIKIAKILNEDYNIPLDVLKSANIEYLLSVGEEWIKKLIYIKKPDQIDDLIGEIPQKIEDELLKMKELCDFIEYEKIIIAPLYYAKMRYYDDLFFRFIEKNMTLCKGGNYKSENLEAAGFALYTDNLIEILEDKGIK, encoded by the coding sequence ATGATTTATGAACATGAGATACCAAAAGGGAGTAGATTATATTTTGGTAAAAGTGCAAAATTAAAAAGAGATATAGAAAATAGAGCAAGTGAAATTTTATATAAAAATGGATATGAAGAGATAGTGACTCCAATCTTTTCTTATCATCAAAATTTTAGTATAGAAGATAAAAAAGAGCTTATTAGAATAAATGATGAGTTTAACAGAGATATCTCATTAAGAGCTGATTCAACAATAGATGTGATAAGAATCATAACAAAGAGACTTGGAAGAAGTACTACACATAAAAAATGGTTCTATATTCAAAGCGTTTTTAGATATCCAACATATGAATATAATCAAATAGGTGCTGAGCTTCTTGGAAGCTCAAAATCTCAAGAAATTTTAAAAATTGTACTCTCTTTGTTTGATGAGTTAAAAATCAAACCACTTTTGCAAATATCAAATATTAAAATTGCAAAAATATTAAATGAAGATTATAACATTCCTCTAGATGTTTTAAAAAGCGCAAATATTGAATATCTTTTGTCTGTTGGTGAGGAGTGGATAAAAAAACTAATATATATTAAAAAGCCAGACCAAATTGATGATTTAATAGGTGAAATTCCTCAAAAAATTGAGGATGAACTTTTAAAAATGAAAGAGCTTTGTGATTTTATAGAGTATGAAAAAATTATTATCGCACCTTTATATTATGCAAAAATGAGATATTATGATGATCTATTTTTTAGATTTATTGAAAAAAATATGACTCTTTGCAAAGGTGGAAACTATAAAAGTGAAAATTTAGAAGCTGCAGGTTTTGCGCTATATACAGATAATTTAATAGAAATTTTAGAGGATAAGGGCATTAAATGA
- a CDS encoding adenylosuccinate synthase — translation MKADLIVGIQWGDEGKGKIVDLLAQDYDIVCRYQGGHNAGHTIVVNGKKIALHLIPSGILNPKATNIIGNGVVVSPEALLKEMEQFDDLDGRLLISDKAHIIFKYHELIDKAREKLRGKNAIGTTGRGIGPAYSDKISRNGHRIGELKDIDKLLEKIEDYFRANEAYFKALDIKIPSSLELKKELEEYREKLLPYVADVTNYLWEIMELDEHKILLEGAQGSMLDIDHGTYPYVTSSNTIAAGACSGLGLSPKDIGKVIGIAKAYCTRVGNGPFPTEDFTEDGEKLRKQGAEFGTTTGRARRCGWFDAVAAKYACRLNGCDELAIMKLDVLDGFEKIKICTEYEYEGEKIDFVPSDLENVKPIYQELDGWESVEGIKDFKDLPIEAKEYIEIIEELTQTKVSIISTSPDRKDTILR, via the coding sequence ATGAAAGCAGATTTGATTGTTGGAATTCAATGGGGAGATGAGGGAAAAGGAAAAATTGTAGATCTACTTGCACAAGATTATGATATTGTATGTAGATATCAAGGTGGTCATAATGCAGGGCATACAATAGTTGTAAATGGGAAAAAAATAGCTTTACATCTTATACCATCTGGTATTTTAAATCCAAAAGCTACAAACATTATAGGAAATGGAGTTGTTGTAAGTCCAGAGGCACTTTTAAAAGAGATGGAGCAGTTTGATGATCTTGATGGAAGACTTTTGATAAGTGATAAAGCTCATATTATTTTTAAATATCATGAACTAATAGATAAAGCAAGAGAAAAACTCAGAGGCAAAAATGCTATTGGTACTACTGGCAGAGGTATTGGCCCAGCATATAGCGATAAAATCAGTAGAAATGGCCATAGAATTGGAGAATTAAAAGATATAGATAAACTTTTAGAAAAGATTGAAGACTATTTTAGGGCAAATGAAGCCTATTTTAAAGCTTTAGATATCAAAATTCCATCAAGTTTGGAATTAAAAAAAGAGTTAGAAGAGTATAGAGAAAAACTGTTGCCATATGTTGCAGATGTTACAAATTATTTATGGGAAATTATGGAGTTAGATGAGCATAAAATTTTATTAGAAGGTGCTCAAGGAAGCATGCTTGATATCGACCATGGAACTTATCCTTATGTTACAAGTTCAAATACTATTGCTGCTGGGGCTTGTAGTGGACTTGGATTATCTCCTAAAGATATAGGAAAAGTAATAGGTATAGCAAAAGCTTACTGTACAAGAGTTGGAAATGGGCCTTTCCCTACAGAAGATTTTACAGAAGATGGAGAAAAGTTAAGAAAACAAGGAGCTGAATTTGGTACAACTACAGGAAGAGCAAGAAGATGTGGCTGGTTTGATGCGGTGGCGGCAAAATATGCTTGTAGATTAAATGGTTGTGATGAATTAGCTATTATGAAACTAGATGTATTAGATGGCTTTGAAAAGATTAAAATATGCACAGAGTATGAGTATGAGGGTGAGAAAATAGATTTTGTTCCAAGTGATTTAGAAAATGTAAAACCAATTTATCAAGAATTAGATGGATGGGAGAGTGTTGAAGGTATAAAAGATTTTAAAGACCTGCCGATTGAAGCAAAAGAGTACATTGAAATTATAGAAGAGTTAACTCAAACTAAAGTTTCTATTATTTCAACAAGTCCAGATAGAAAAGATACTATTTTAAGATAA
- a CDS encoding DUF507 family protein, with protein MRLRLPHAPYVANKIAIDLAKSGFVTLTKGVEPVAKAAQEVIEEDLKKEKALEEHVKEIIEENEDEIEYMLADPKQLFWMIKKRLAPEYDVILNFEDRFNHLAHKILDKLYEEDLIRYNVPENKVKNIIYNAIVDYIKMFEEIEDIVLERISHYKRKLIPGSEEFELVFQKMYEEELKKRGML; from the coding sequence ATGAGACTTAGACTGCCTCATGCGCCATATGTAGCCAATAAAATTGCTATTGATTTAGCAAAAAGCGGTTTTGTAACTTTAACTAAAGGGGTTGAGCCAGTTGCAAAAGCCGCACAAGAAGTTATAGAAGAGGATCTTAAAAAAGAAAAAGCTTTAGAGGAGCATGTAAAAGAGATAATAGAAGAAAATGAAGATGAGATAGAATATATGCTTGCAGATCCAAAGCAGCTCTTTTGGATGATTAAAAAAAGATTGGCTCCAGAATATGATGTTATTTTAAATTTTGAGGATAGATTTAACCATTTGGCGCATAAAATATTGGATAAACTTTATGAAGAAGATCTTATTAGATACAATGTACCAGAAAATAAAGTTAAAAATATAATATATAATGCAATTGTTGATTATATAAAAATGTTTGAAGAGATAGAAGATATAGTACTTGAGAGAATTTCTCACTATAAAAGAAAACTTATTCCAGGTTCTGAAGAGTTTGAACTTGTATTTCAAAAGATGTATGAAGAGGAACTTAAAAAAAGAGGAATGCTGTGA